AGCAGCTTCTCGGTGTCGGAGGGCATCAGGTGCATGACGGGTGACTCTGGCAAGCGGATATGTCAGGGATGTTTCGTGGTCGTTCCGGCGGTGGAAAGACTCGGCCGAGAGGTGGCGCGCGTGATCAGGCGCGTCTGTCAATGGCATGATTCGCGCTGTGGATAACCGCGTGCTCGGACGGGGACTGTGGATACCAGCGGGTAGCGAATGTCGTTGTAGGCGAGCGAAATTGGGGTTTGAGAAGCCTGCCGTGCGAGTTCGAACGGCGGACGCGATCGGCCGGGTTCTGTTGCTGGACGCGAGCCGGCGCCGTTGCGGTCGGGGATCGAGCCGGCGCACGCCGCCCGGATCAGCAAACTCGCCCACGCGTGCCGGTCACCGTTGAATCAGGTGTTGGCGGACGCGGTGTGCACCGCAAGCGTGAACACCACCATCGCCAAGACCGCGCTCGACAACATCGACACGATCAAAGCAGTGCTGCCCGCCGCGGACCGGGGTGAAGTGTTCTCCTGGTTCCTCGGCCTGGAACCCGGCTCCGGCGCCAAAGCCGTGCACGAACTGACCAAACGAATCATCGCCACGTTCGATGATGAAGTGTTGGACGACACGGAAGACGCCCCTCCGGGCACACGAATCATTGACCTGGATGAACCTGCCCGAGGGCATGGTCCGGTTGATCGCGGACCTGTCACTCGACCACGCAGAAATCGTGAAGCACGCCATCGGTGCGTTGTCCGCACCCGCGCCGGTCACCGATTGCTGTGACGAGCCGAACCACCGCCACAACGAGGGTGCTGCGAAGACGGGTGAACCGGACACCCGGTCCCCGGGGAAACGACGCGCAGACGCGCTACTCACGCTGATCGCCATGGGCGCTCAAGGGATCGACGGTGACGGCAGCATCAAGACGTTCGGGAGTGCCCGGTTGGTCGTGACCATCGACTACGAGGTGCTCGCCAAAGCCCTCGCCGGACTCGGGGTCACCGACACCGGGGTAGGTGTCACCCCCGGCACGATCCGGCAACTCGCCTGCGATGCGGAGATCATCCCGATGGTCCTCGGGTCCAAGTCTCAACCGTTGAACGTCGGACGCAAGGTCCGGCTGGTCGACAAAGAACTCCGAAGAACCGTGATCCATCGCGATGAACAGCGAGTCGACCACACGCCACTGGTGGCGCGCTGTTGGGAACTGCGGGAGGACCTGGCGATCTCGAGCGTGATCCAAGGAGAACGCGCCGGTGCGGGATTCTCCGTCATCCGTGGCGTTCATGGGGATTTCGGGCAACTTGGTTAGTCTGCTCGGGTGCGTTCCGGACTCAGTGGCTACCTCGTGCTCGGTGGGGTCGGTGTCGCCGGAATCCTGCTGTTCGTGGCCGCGATGATCGCGCGCCGTCTGCTTGCGCCGGTTGATCCGAACCCCGCGAAACTGGCGACCTATGAATCGGGCGTCGACCCGGTCGGCACGGGCTGGGCGCAGACCAAGGTCCGCTACTTGGCGTACGCCTTCCTCTACCTGGTGTTCGCGATCGACACCGTCTATCTGTTCCCTTGGGCTCTCGTGCTGCGCGACAGCCGCCTGGGAATGACCAGCCTGGTCGAGATGGGCATCTTCATCAGCGTCCTGCTGGTCGGGCTCGCGCACGCGGCCCGCCGCGGCGTGCTCAGTTGGGTGAGCGATGTCGACTGACCTGCCCATGCCCACGGTCGGACCCATGCAGTCGGCCGCGCCCAAGCCGATGCGCATCGTCCTCAACTGGGGACGCCGCTACTCGCTCTGGGTCTTCAACTTCGGATTGGCCTGCTGCGCCATCGAATTCATCGCTGCGTCCATGTCACGGCACGACTTCATCCGGTTCGGTGTCATCCCGTTCGCACCCGGACCGAGGCAGGCCGACCTCATGGTGGTCAGCGGCACCGTCACCGACAAGATGGCGCCCGCGATCCGCCGGCTGTACGACCAGATGCCGGAACCCAAGTACGTCATCTCGTTCGGTGCATGCTCCAACTCCGGTGGCCCGTACTGGGATTCGTACTGCGTCACCAAGGGTGTCGACCAGCTGATTCCGGTCGACGTCTACGTACCCGGGTGCCCGCCGCGACCGGAAGCCCTCCTGCAGGGAATCCTGGTGTTGCAGGAGAAGATCGCGAGTGAGCGGGTGAGCACGAAAGCGTTGCGTGCCAAGGCTGCCCGGTACGCCGACAACCGCACCGCGGCGAGCGCGCTGCAGCGCCCGGTCGTCAAACCGCCGACGGGCGGCGCTGATGACTGACGAATTGACCACCATCTGCGAACGCTCGACATGGGTGGAGCAAGCCGGCAAGCTCTGGGCCGAAGGCTTCGACTTCTTCGACTTCCTCACCGCGGTCGACCACCTCGACGACGTCGAGGAGCCGGGCTTCGACGTCGTGCTGCACGTGTACGACATCACCCCCGGCGCCCTGCGTGAAGCCTTCCTGCGCACCCGCGTCCCCGACGGCACGTCGCTGTCGAGCCTGACCTGGGTATGGCCGGGTGCGGCCTGGCACGAGCGCGAGACCCACGAGATGTTCGGCATCGACTTCACCGGCTTCACCGACGCCTCCGGACGCGGGATGCGTCCGCTGCTGCTGCCGGAAGGTTTCGAGGGCACCCCGCTGCGCAAGTCGTTCGTGCTGGCCAGCCGTGTTTCCAAGCCGTGGCCCGGCGCGAAGGAGCCCGGCGAGGGCGCGACCGCCCACGCCGCGAAAGCCGGTCGCGCGCCGCGTCGCAAGCTGCAACCGCCCGGCGTCCCGGACGAGAGCTGGGGACCCCGCTGATGGACGTCGCGATCGAGGTGATGCTGCGCAGCGCCGCCGTGCTGGCGGCGTTCCTCGTGCTGCCGCTGGTCGTCGGTCAGACCGAGCACAAGACGATGGGCCACATGCAGGGCCGGGTCGGTCCGATGTACGCCGGTGGTTTTCACGGCTGGGCCCAACTGGTCGCCGACGGGGTGAAGTTCGTCCAGAAGGAGGACATCACCCCGTACGCCGCCGACCGTGGAGTGTTCCGAACCGCGCCTGCGCTCGGGCTGGTCAGCTACATGATGGCGCTCGCGGTGATTCCGCTCGGGCCCGGCACGATCGCCGCCAACGTCCCGGCATCCCTGCTCGTGGTGCTCGCGGTCAGCGCGATCGGCACGGTCGGGACGCTGATGGCCGGGTGGGCGTCCGGCAACAAGTACTCCCTGCTCGGCGGGCTGCGCTCGGCCGCCCAACTGGTCTCCTACGAGTTGCCGCTCCTGCTCGCCTGCGCCTCCTTCGCGATGGCCGCCGGCTCGCTGTCCCTGGTGGAGATCGCCCACGCGTGGACCCCCTGGTGGCTGCTGTGGCAGCTGCCCGCAGCGATCGTCTTCCTCATCGCCGCCACGGCCGAGCTGCAGCGTCCCCCGTTCGACATGCCGGTCGCCGACTCCGAACTCGTGCTCGGTCCGTACACCGAGTACACCGGGTTGCGGTTCGCCCTCTTCCTGCTCGCCGAGTACGCCGGCATCGTCGTGATGTCGCTGCTGTTCGCGGTGCTCTACCTCGGCGGCTGGACCGGACCGTTCGACGGCGTCCTCGCCTGGGTCTGGACGCTGCTCAAGGGTTTCGTGATCGCGGTGTTGATCATCTGGATCCGTGTCTCGTGGCCGCGCCTGCGGGAGGACCAGCTGCAGCGGTTCGCCTGGCTCGGCCTCGTGCCGCTCGCCCTGTTCCAGGTCGCGATCACCGCGGTCGGTGTCGTTCTGATCGGAGACAAACTGTGACCGAGAAGAAGAAGTCCGGTTTCATCCCTGGACTCATCTCCGGGATGGCCACCACCGCCAAGACCGCCATGCGCCCGGCCGACACCCAGCACTATCCGGACGAGAAGCCGGCCCTGCCGCCCCGCTCGCGCGGAGTGATCGCGCTGCAGACCGACAATTGCACCTCGTGCATGCTCTGCGCCCGCGAATGCCCCGACTGGTGCATCTACATCGACTCGCACAAGGAGACGATCCCGCCGGCCACCGAGGGAGGTCGCGCGCGTCAACAGAACGTGCTCGACCGGTTCGCTATCGACTTCAGCCTGTGCATGTACTGCGGCATCTGCATCGAGGTGTGCCCGTTCGACGCGCTGTTCTGGAGCCCGGAGTTCGAGTACGCCGAGACCGACATCCGCGACCTGCTGCACGAGAAGGACCGGCTGGGGGAGTGGATGGCCACCGTCCCGCCACCGGCAGCGATCGACCCCGGTGCCGACCTGACGAAGACCGATGGACCAGAGGCGGATTCGTGACCACACACGACGTCTTCTTCACCATCGTCGGAGTGCTCTGCCTGGCCAGTGCGGTCCTCGCCGTGACGACCAAGCACATCCTGCACTCGGCCTTGTGGCTCGTGGTCAGCCTCGGCACCCTCGCCGGTTGCTACCTCGTGCTCGGTGCCGAGTTCGTCGCACTGGTGCAGTTGGTGGTCTACGTCGGCGCGGTCGTCGTTCTGATCCTGTTCGCACTCATGCTGACCCGCGCACCCATCGGTCGCTCGAAGGCGCACGACACCCCACGCGTCCAACGCGCCGCTGCGCTCGTGCTCAGTGCCGCCACCGCGACCCTCATCGGTGCCGCGCTGATCACCGGGTTCGGCACCGGCAAGGTCAGCCTGCGACCGAACACCACCGAGCAACTGGCCACCCAGATCTTCGCCACCTGGTCGTGGCCGTTCGAACTCTTGTCGTTGTTGCTGCTGATCGCGCTGGTCACCGCAATCATGCTGTCCCGCATGCAACTCGACGAGGTGTACGACGACGACGAGGTGGACGCGTGATCCACCTGTGGTTGCCGCTCGCGCTGTCGGCGGCACTCTTCGGCGTCGGTCTGTACGGCGTGCTCGCCCGGCGCAACGCCGTGCTGGTGCTGATCGGGGTCGAGCTCATGCTCGGTGCCGCGGGTCTTCTGCTGATCACCGCCGGGGTGAAGTTCTCCGACACCGTCCTGGCCGGTCAGACGCTCACCGTCTTCCTCATCACGATCGCCGCCGCCGAGATCGCCGTGGCGCTCGGGCTCGTCGTGCTCGCCTACCGCGCACGCGGCAACATCGATGTCACCGCTGCTCGAGGTGACGACGAGTGAAGACACCCCACGAAGTTCTCCACTCGTCCATCGCTCCGATACTTCGCGAGGACCCCTTACTCGACACCACCACGGGTGCGCTCGACCTGATGCTCCAACCCAGTCACCTGGCGATCCTGCTGCCCACCCTCGGCGCCTTGTCGGTGCTGCTGTTCCGCAGCCCGAACGCGGTCGCCGCGTGGATCGTCCGGATCACCGGTTTCCTCGGTCTGCTCGCGCCGGCCTGGCTGGTCTGGCAGTCGATGCGCGGTGGGCTGCGGTCGAGCGTGCCGACCGTCGGCGTCCCGATCAGTTCAGCCGAACTCACGCTGCCGCTCCAACTGCACGTCACCCGACTCGCCATTCTCATGGCCTGCGCGGTGGCGCTGGTGTCGCTGGTCGTGCAGATGTTCGGGCGTTGGTACCTCTACAACGACCCGCGGTACCGCTCGTTCGCTGCGACCGTCGCGCTCTTCACCGCCGCCATGCAATTGGTTGTGCTCAGCGGTGACGTGGTGCTGACCCTCATCGGCTGGGAGCTGATGGGCTGGTGCTCCTACGTCCTCATCGGCCACGAATCCGAGCGGGCGAAGGCCCGTCGCGCGTCCTACAAGGCGTTCCTGGTGACTCGTCTGGCCGATGCGCCGTTCTACATCGGGCTCGTCGCGCTCGCGAGTTGGGCGAAGACGACCTCCATCCCGGGCATCATCGAGTTCTGGAGCGCCCACCCGCAGCGCTCGCTCACGGTGGCGTTGCTGTGCATCGTGTGCGGCGTCGCCGGGAAGTCCGCGCTGGTTCCCTTCCAGGACTGGCTGGCCGACGCGATGGAAGGCCCGACGCCCGCGTCCGCCCTCATCCACGCGGCCACGATGGTCGCGGCCGGCACCTACCTGGTCAGCGTCCTGCACCCGCTCTTCCTGGTCGCCCCGAGGGCCACGCTCGCACTCGCGATCCTCGCCGGGATCACGACCGTCGTCGGTGCGCTGCTGGCCTTCTTGCAGCACGACCTGAAGAAGCTGCTCGCCTGGTCGACCGTCTCGCAGATGGGGCTCATGCTCACCGGCCTCGCCGGTCTTCCGGACGCGGTCAGGCCGGACGTCGTCGTGCTGCACCTGCTCGCGCACGCCGGCTTCAAGGCGTTGCTCTTCCTGATGGTCGGCTGGCTCGCGGTGCTGGTCGGAGGCACGATCGTCGAGCGCATGTCCGGCGCAGTCACCACCCACCACAAGACCCGTTGGCTCGTCGGCAGCGGCCTGCTGGCGCTCGCCGGCATCCCGCCGCTGTTCGGCTTCGTGTCCAAGGACCTCATCGTCGACGAGGTCTTCAAGGGCGTTGCCGACGGACGGCAGTCCTCCTACGTGGCCGCCGTCGCGCTCGTGCTGGTCATCCCGCTCACCGCCGCGTACGCGATGCGCGCCTGGCTGGTCCTGACCCACCAGACGGTGCTGCAGCGCCACTTCGTCATGGACGTGCTCGACGACTCGCACTCGGTGCAGGAAGTCGGCCTGATGGACCTGCTGGTCGAGGGTGAACCGGTGGACGAGTTCGGTCGCCCGCTGCGCCGCGAACCCGAGCCTGAGCCCGAACCGGAAGTCGTCCTGCCGCGTCCGCCGTGGCCGACCCGGATGGGTCTGGGCCTGCTGGCGTTGATCAGCATCGGCGGCGGCGCGCTCATCCTGAGCCCCTGGCTCGACATCGACTACATGCACCCGCAGTGGCTGATCGTGGCCGCAGGGCTGCTCGCGATCGCCGCCGCCGGGTTGCTGGTGCGGGCGCTGTCGGTACGCACCACCTTCGGGGACGCCGCCTCCCGCCTGCCGTTGTACCTGCGTACGTTCGCCTCCCGCGGCGCCGACGTCGACCGGCTCTACCTCGCGCTGGTCGCCCGGCCGGTCGAGATGCTCGCCGGCGTGGTCGCCCGCGCGGACGCGATGCTGGAGCGTGGGGTTCGCGCCCTGGGCACCGGTGCGCTCACCCTCGCCACCCGCAGCGGACGCGTGCACACCGGCGCCCCGTCGGTCGGTCTGGTCGCCCTCGCCTGCGGCGTCGTGCTGGCCGGAGTGCTGGGGGTGACGCTGTGGTGATCATCCTGCTGGCTCTCGTGCTGGTGCCACTCGTCACCGGATTCGCGCTCGTGGGCGGCGGACGCCGGCCGCGCGCCGTCGGCGAGACCTCTGCCTTCGCGATCGCGGCGCTCGCCGCGGCTGCGACCACCGCCCTCGCCGTCGTGGTGTCGATCCAGCGGCCGGATTTCGACCGGCAATGGGTGCCCTCGCTCGGCCTGCGCTTCCACCTCGGTGTCGACGGCATCAGCATTCCGCTGATCGTCCTCACCGCCGCGATCGGTCTGCTCGCGGTGCTGCACCGCCGGGTTGATGACCGATCTGGTTCGGACGCAACGTATTTCGGCTGTCTGCTGATCGTGGTCGGCGGCGCCCTGCTCGGCTTCCTGGCCCGCGACGCGATCCTGTTCTTCATCGCCTTCGAGATGGTCCTCGTGCCGATGTGGGTGTTGATCGCGGTCTTCGGCGACCAGCGGGACCGCGAGAGCACCCGCCGCGCGGCGCTCATGTTCGTGCTCTACACGGTGCTCGGCTCGACGCTGATGCTCGCCGGAATCCTGGCGCTCGTCTTCGCCTCCGGCACCGCCGACCTCACCGAACTCGCCCGGGGCGTCTCCCTCAATGCGCCCCAGCAGACCGCCATCGCCGCGATGCTGCTGGCCGGGTTCGCAGTCAAGGTGCCGCTGTGGCCGCTGCATTCCTGGCTGCCCGCCGCACACACCGCCGCACCCACCGGCGGCTCGATGCTGCTGGCGGCCGTCCTGCTGAAGCTCGGCACCTACGGCGTCATCCGGTTGCTCGTCGCACCCTTGCGCGAAGGCTGGCAGACGCTCGCACCCCTCGTCGGCGTGCTGGCGGTCATCGGCATCATCTGGGCCGGTCTGGTCTGCCTGGTCGAACCGTCACTCAAACGCCTGATCGCTTACTCCTCGGTGGCCCACATGGGCGTCGTGATGCTGGCGCTCGCGACCGGCACCGAACTCGGTCTCAAGGCGGCTCTCTTCGGCAACATCAGCCACGGACTCATCTCGGCGCTGCTGTTCGCAGTGGTCGGTGGGCTCAAGCAGCGCTGGCACGACGACCGCCTGGACGTGCCTCGGGAGGCCGTCCGCGACGTCAGCCCCCGCCTGGGTTTCGCTCTGCTCTTCGGCCTCGCCGCCTCCCTCGGTCTGCCGCCGCTGGCCGGCTTCTGGTCCGAGTTGCTCACCCTCCTCGCCGCTTGGCAACCGGCATCCGATCGGACGCTGTTCAAGGTGCTGGCCGCCGTGGCCGCGATCGGTGCCGTGCTCGGCGCCGCGTACGCACTGCGCGTCGCGCGCACCGTCTGGGGCGGCTCATCCGACCGCAGCGAACGCGTGGTGCCCGAGCCCGCGCCCTGGCGTGATGCGTCCGCGTTGGAGTGGACGGTCATCGCGACGCTGATCATCGCCATCGCGGTGCTGGGCGTCTGGCCGACCGGGCTGCTCGATCTGATGGCCCCTGCCGTCGATCAGTCGGGAGCAATCCGATGAACATCCACGTGTACTGGCTGCCGCTGCTCCCGGTGATCATCCCGGCGGTCACAGCCGTCCTCGTCCTGGTGATCGACGCAGTCGTGCCCCGCCGACGCACCGTCCACTTCGTCGTGGCGGCCCTCGCCCTGGCCGCGGCCACCGCGAGCACCGTCCCTTCGCTGACGCGGGTGTTCGACGATCCGGCCACCTCGTTGTGTCAGCCGGAGGGCAACTGCTTCTACGTCGTCGACAACGTCTCTGCGGGTCTGCAGGCAGCCGCGCTGCTCTCGGCACTCGTCGTCACGTTGCTCGCTGCGCCGATCCGGATCGCGAAGTCGCACAGTGTGATTCAGGTGTCGGCTCTGCTGTCCGTGACGGCAGGCGCCACGGGCGTCGTCGCTGCTCGCGATCTCCCCGCGTGGCTGGTGATGCTCGAACTCGCGACCGTCCCCACCATCGCGCTGGTCGCCGTCCGCGCCCGCCGCACGGCGGTGGACGGCGCGCTCAACCTGCTGACGACGTCGCTGGTCTCCTTCGCGGTGACAGCGATGGGTGTGGCGATGTGGTTCGCCGCCACCGGTTCGGCCACCTTCGACGCCGACACCGTGCAGGTCGCGATCGACAACCCTGACACCCGCCCGATGCTCGCCGTCGCGCTGATGCTGATCGTCGCCGGTGTCGGGTTCAAGCTGTCGCTCGTGCCCTTTCACGCGTGGACTCCCGAGGGGTACGCGGGTGCGTCCGTCCCGATGACCGCGCTGCTTGCGACGGTGTCCAAGATCGCTGCACTCGGGGCGTTGCTGGTGGTCGCCCGCCCGATCGCCGCGGTCGGGGGAGCGGCCATGGTCGCGCTGGCGGTCATCGCGGTGCTGTCGATGACGCTCGGCAACGTCATGGCGCTGCGTGAGAACGACACGCTGCGCTTCCTGGCGTGGTCCTCGGTCTCCCAGGCCGGCTGGATCGTGCTGCCGCTGGCCACCTCGTCCAGCCGTGCGGTGCACGCCGCGGCCGCGTACGTCGTCATCTACGCCGTCGCCACGCTCGGCATCTTCATCGCGCTCACCGCGGTCGCCCACCAGCAGGGACGCTCTGCAGTCACCGCGTTCGATGCTCTTCGCGGACTCGGACGACGACAGCCGTGGACCGGCGTCCTGCTCTCGCTCGGTCTGTTGACTCTCGCCGGTCTGCCTCCCGCGATCGGCGGAGTGCTGGCGAAGGTCGCGGTGCTGCACCCCGTCGCGGACGAGCGGCAGTGGCTCCTGCTGGTACTCGCCGCGATCAACGCGATGATCGGCGTCGCGGTGTACCTGCGATGGGTGTGGCAGATCTTCAGCTCCGGCGGTGACACCGTCGACCGTGGTCTGCGTGCCCACCCGCTGCACCTGATCCTGCTCGTTGCCGGGGTGCCCGCGCTGGTCGTCGTGAACCTCGCGCCCCAGCTGTTGTTCTGGCTGGTCGACTGAACGGACGCCTGCAATCCCGCGGTCGTTCGGCGTTCCGAGCGCGCGCACCTAGACTGCTCGCTCGTGCACCGGTTCGACGAGAAGACCCAGCAATTGAGCGACGCCATCGCGGCGTACGCCGACAACCGACTCAAGCTGAACCCGGTTCCGCTGGACGGGGTCGCGACCCCGCAGGAGCTTCAGGAGCTCGTGGGCCAGACGATCACCCGCGAGGGCATGGGCGGACTGCCCGCGCTGGAACTGTTCACCGAGCGGCTCGCGCCGAAGTGCCTGTCGATCGACCACCCACGCTATCTGTCGTTCATTCCTTCGGCGCCGACGCGCGAGGCAGCCATGTTCGACCTCGTCGTCGGTGCGTCCGCGCTCTACGCCGGTTCGTGGCTCGAGGGCTCGGGTGCGGTGTACGCCGAGAACCAAGCGCTGCGCTGGATTGCCGATCTCGTGGGCCTGCCCCCGACCGCCGGCGGTCAGTTCGTCCAGGGCGGCACGATCGGCAACCTCTCCGCCCTCGTCGCGGCGCGAGACACCGCCCGCGCGCTCACCGACAAGCGTCCGTACCGCGTTGCAGCCACCTTCGGCTCACACTCCTCGATCGAGACCGCGTGCAAGGTGATGGACGCCGAACTGGTCAAGGTGCCGGTCGACGACTGGCAGCTGACCGGCGAAAAGTTGCGAGAAGTGTTGGAGGAGAACGGTCCTGACACCTTCTTCGCCGTCGTCGCCACGGCCGGCACGACGAACTTCGGCATCATCGACGACATCGACTCCGTCGCGGACGTGTGCGATGAGTACGGCATCTGGCTGCACGTCGACGGTGCCTACGGCGGCGCCGGGTTGGCGGCGCCGAGCGTCCGGGAGAAGTACGACGGCATCGAACGCTGCAACTCCTTCATCGTCGACCCGCACAAGTGGTTCTTCGCGCCGTTCGACTGCTGTGCGCTGATCTACCGCGAACCCATGCTCGGACGAGCCGCGCACACCCAACACGCCTCCTACTTGGACGTGCTCACCGGCTCCACCGATTGGAACCCCTCCGACTTCTCCATCGGCCTCACTCGTCGCGCTCGCGGCCTGCCGTTCTGGTTCTCGCTCGTGGTCAACGGCACGGACGCCTACACCGAGGCCATCGAGCGCACTCTCGAGGTGGCGCGGTTCGCCAACGAGGAGATCAAGAAGCGGCCGTACGTCGAACTCGTGCGCGAGGGTTCGCTCACCGTCGTGGTGTTCCGGCGCCTCGGCTGGTCGGCCGCCGACTACCAGCGCTGGTCGGACGACCTGCTGGAGCGCGAGGAGGCGTTCGTGGTGCCGACCTCGCACGAGGGCGAGACCCTCGCCCGGTTCGCGATCGTCAACCCCCTCACCAGTGAGGACGACATCACCGCGATCCTCGACACCATGGCCTGACGGCCCGCGAATCTGCGCGGATTGTGTTGCTACCGGGCGGCGTGTACCTGCACCAGTTGGCCGTCGGGGTCGGTGATCTCGAGCATCGTGCCGAACGAGGTGTCGACCCGGACGTCGTGACCGGGGCCTGAGTCGCATCTTCTTTCGCAGGTGACGCGGTTGGTGTCGAAGAACGAAACCGCTGGGCTACTGGCGAGTCCGTGATTGAGTCGCCCTCATGAACACCAGCACAGGCGTCGTCTTCCCGGTCAGCAACACCGCCAAGATGGCGCAGGGGCAGGAGGAGCGCAGTTCGTCGGCCTTCGGTCGAGGGGTCGTCTCCGACGCGCTCGCCTCCGTGGACGAGCCGGGAGCTCTCGCTGTCCGTCGCGACACCGGGTGGCGCCGCGGCTATCCCCGACACTTCCGGCGCCTGGTCGAGGTGGGCGCGCGCGACCACCAGGCGGCGATGGCGATCGCCCGCGACGGACTGTCGGCGGTGCACGAGCGGATGTGCTGGCTTCCGGTGACCGGCGGGCACGACCGGCGCGTGGCCGAGGCCTTCGCGACTCCCAGTCCGCAGCCCGCCCTGGAGTCGGTGACGGTGCGCGGCGACGGCGATCCGGAGCGCGAATTCACCCTGCCCTACAAGGGAACTCGGCTCGCGGGGGCCAACCTGCGTCGCCGGTTGGACGACTG
This is a stretch of genomic DNA from Yimella lutea. It encodes these proteins:
- a CDS encoding pyridoxal phosphate-dependent decarboxylase family protein: MHRFDEKTQQLSDAIAAYADNRLKLNPVPLDGVATPQELQELVGQTITREGMGGLPALELFTERLAPKCLSIDHPRYLSFIPSAPTREAAMFDLVVGASALYAGSWLEGSGAVYAENQALRWIADLVGLPPTAGGQFVQGGTIGNLSALVAARDTARALTDKRPYRVAATFGSHSSIETACKVMDAELVKVPVDDWQLTGEKLREVLEENGPDTFFAVVATAGTTNFGIIDDIDSVADVCDEYGIWLHVDGAYGGAGLAAPSVREKYDGIERCNSFIVDPHKWFFAPFDCCALIYREPMLGRAAHTQHASYLDVLTGSTDWNPSDFSIGLTRRARGLPFWFSLVVNGTDAYTEAIERTLEVARFANEEIKKRPYVELVREGSLTVVVFRRLGWSAADYQRWSDDLLEREEAFVVPTSHEGETLARFAIVNPLTSEDDITAILDTMA